GTAAATTTTTGAAAACTTGCTATAATTATCTTGAAGACAAGTTAGATTGGACAGAATCTTTTAAGCGAGTGCTGGTTGGTGGAAAGAGCACAAGGATAGCTAATCTGATACTCCTTCCTGGTTTTTATGCAAACATAAAAGGGTGGCCCCCTTATCGCCACTAGAGGTGCAAGGCATGTTTTTTGTCCTGCATAAATTAAGGTGGAACCACGCTGATTGCGTCCTTTGGGATGCGGTCAGTTTTTTTGTTTTGGAGGGGATTAGCCTTGTTTTTAAGGACTAGGGAGGGTAGATTCGTGAATAAGGTATTGTTCTTCTACGTGGTGGTATTGAGCTATTCACTAACCTCTTGTCCCTAATTTGTCTTACTATCCATGTTTTAGTGGAAATCTTAACTGACTTAAAGGAGAAAGCAAATGATTAAGATTACTTTTCCAGATGGCGCCGTGCGTGAATTTGAATCTGGCGTAACAACGTTTGACATTGCTGAGTCCATCAGCAAATCATTGGCTAAAAAAGCTTTAGCTGGTAAGTTCAATGATCAACTCATTGACACCACTCGTGCCATTGAAGAAGATGGCAGTATTGAAATCGTGACACCTGACCACAAAGATGCTTATGAGGTGCTTCGCCACTCTGCAGCCCATTTATTTGCCCAAGCTGCAAAACGCTTGTTCCCAAATCTTCATTTGGGTGTGGGCCCTGCCATTGCAGAAGGCTTTTACTATGATACAGATAATGCTGAAGGCCAAATTTCAAACGAAGATTTGCCACGTATCGAAGCTGAAATGCAAAAAATCGTGACAGAAAATTACCCATGTATCCGTGAAGAAGTGACCAAAGAAGAAGCTTTGGAATTGTTCAAAGATGATCCTTACAAGGTAGAATTGATTAATGAGCATGCTGGTGCTGGCTTGACGGTTTACCGTCAAGGTGAATTTGTGGATCTTTGCCGTGGCCCTCATGTGCCATCAACAGGCCGTATCCAAGTCTTCCACTTGCTCAATGTGGCGGGTGCTTACTGGCGTGGTAACAGCGACAATAACATGATGCAACGTATCTATGGAACAGCTTGGTTTGATAAAAAAGACCTCAAAGCTTACTTGACTCGTCTAGAAGAAGCTAAAGAACGTGATCACCGTAAGCTTGGTAAAGAGCTTGACTTGTTCATGATTAGCCAAGAAGTTGGCCAAGGCTTGCCATTTTGGTTACCAGATGGAGCGACTATTCGTCGTACACTTGAGCGCTACATCACAGATAAAGAATTAGCATCAGGCTACCAACACGTTTACACACCACCACTTGCTTCTGTAGAATTGTACAAGACATCAGGTCATTGGGATCATTATCAAGAAGATATGTTCCCTGTAATGGATATGGGAGATGGTGAGGAGTTTGTTCTTCGTCCAATGAACTGCCCACACCACATTCAAGTGTATAAAAATCATGTGCGTTCTTATCGTGAATTGCCTATTCGTATTGCCGAGCTTGGCATGATGCACCGTTACGAAAAATCAGGTGCCCTATCAGGACTTCAACGGGTACGTGAAATGACCTTGAATGATGGTCACATTTTCGTAACACCAGAGCAAATCCAGGAAGAATTTCAACGTGCCCTTCAATTAATCATTGATGTTTATGCTGACTTCAACTTGACTGATTATCGTTTTCGTTTGTCATACCGAGACCCTAACGATACTCATAAATATTATGACAATGATGAGATGTGGGAAAATGCTCAAAGTATGCTTAAAGCTGCACTTGATGAGATGGGTGTAGA
The genomic region above belongs to Streptococcus pyogenes and contains:
- the thrS gene encoding threonine--tRNA ligase, whose translation is MIKITFPDGAVREFESGVTTFDIAESISKSLAKKALAGKFNDQLIDTTRAIEEDGSIEIVTPDHKDAYEVLRHSAAHLFAQAAKRLFPNLHLGVGPAIAEGFYYDTDNAEGQISNEDLPRIEAEMQKIVTENYPCIREEVTKEEALELFKDDPYKVELINEHAGAGLTVYRQGEFVDLCRGPHVPSTGRIQVFHLLNVAGAYWRGNSDNNMMQRIYGTAWFDKKDLKAYLTRLEEAKERDHRKLGKELDLFMISQEVGQGLPFWLPDGATIRRTLERYITDKELASGYQHVYTPPLASVELYKTSGHWDHYQEDMFPVMDMGDGEEFVLRPMNCPHHIQVYKNHVRSYRELPIRIAELGMMHRYEKSGALSGLQRVREMTLNDGHIFVTPEQIQEEFQRALQLIIDVYADFNLTDYRFRLSYRDPNDTHKYYDNDEMWENAQSMLKAALDEMGVDYFEAEGEAAFYGPKLDIQVKTALGNEETLSTIQLDFLLPERFDLKYIGADGEEHRPVMIHRGVISTMERFTAILIETYKGAFPTWLAPHQVTVIPISNEAHIDYAWEVAKTLRDRGVRADVDDRNEKMQYKIRASQTSKIPYQLIVGDKEMEDKSVNVRRYGSKTTHTESVEEFVENILADIARKSRPDAQA